One genomic segment of Brassica napus cultivar Da-Ae chromosome A3, Da-Ae, whole genome shotgun sequence includes these proteins:
- the LOC106390480 gene encoding protein DNA-DAMAGE INDUCIBLE 1 isoform X2, which produces MRITVMTTGEQIITLDVDSHESVENVKALLEVEANVPIQQQQLLYNGNEMRNSDKLSALGVKDDDLLMMMVSNASSGSAARSDLGMNPDGSALNPAAFQQHIRGDANLMGQLFQTDPELAQVITGTDLNKLQDVLRSRHQQRSVVQRQKEEELALLYADPFDVEAQKKIEAAIRQKGIDENWEAALEHNPEGFARVIMLYVDMEVNGVPLKAFVDSGAQSTIISKSCAERCGLLRLMDQRYKGIAQGVGQTEILGRIHVAPIKIGNNFYPCSFVVLDSPNMEFLFGLDMLRKHQCTIDLKDNVLTVGGGEVSVPFLQEKDLPSRFLDEERVPNQASSSGAAVPSGFTEKKSNTVASPASQPSRSEGPEFDAKIAKLVELGFSREAVVQALRLFEGNEEQAAGFLFGG; this is translated from the exons ATGAGGATCACTGTCATGACCACCGGTGAACAAATCATCACTCTCGACGTCGATTCCCATGAATCC GTTGAGAATGTTAAAGCCTTGCTCGAAGTTGAG GCGAATGTTCCCATTCAGCAGCAGCAGCTCTTGTACAACGGAAACGAGATGAGGAACTCAGATAAATTGAGTGCCTTGGGTGTTAAGGATGATGAtttgttgatgatgatggtttCCAATGCCTCATCTGG TAGTGCGGCAAGGAGTGATTTGGGGATGAATCCTGATGGGTCAGCTTTGAATCCTGCAGCCTTTCAACAACATATTAGGGGTGATGCTAATCTCATGGGACAGTTATTTCAG ACAGATCCTGAGCTTGCACAAGTGATTACTGGGACCGATTTAAATAAGTTACAGGATGTTTTGCGTTCAAGGCATCAGCAGCGATCTGTAGTTCAGCGTCAGAAGGAGGAGGAACTC GCTCTTCTGTATGCAGACCCTTTTGATGTTGAAGCACAGAAGAAAATCGAAGCTGCAATCCGACAG AAAGGAATCGATGAGAACTGGGAAGCTGCCCTAGAACATAACCCTGAAGGTTTTGCCAGAGTG ATAATGCTGTATGTGGATATGGAGGTCAATGGGGTTCCTCTAAAG GCTTTTGTTGATAGTGGTGCACAATCCACAATTATATCCAAGAGTTGTGCTGAGAGATGCGG GTTGCTGAGACTCATGGATCAACGGTATAAAGGTATTGCTCAGGGTGTTGGCCAAACAGAGATATTAGGCCGCATTCATGTCGCTCCAATCAAG ATTGGGAATAACTTTTATCCGTGTTCATTCGTGGTGCTGGACTCACCTAACATGGAGTTCCTTTTTGGCCTGGATATGTTGCGTAAGCATCAG TGCACTATTGATTTGAAGGATAACGTCCTGACTGTTGGAGGAGGAGAGGTCTCTGTTCCTTTTTTGCAAG AGAAAGACCTCCCTTCTAGATTCTTGGATGAAGAACGTGTTCCGAATCAAGCTTCTAGCTCTGGAGCAGCG GTTCCTTCTGGGTTCACAGAGAAGAAGAGTAACACAGTTGCAAGCCCAGCGAGTCAACCTTCAAGATCAGAG GGACCTGAGTTTGATGCCAAGATTGCAAAGCTTGTGGAGTTAGGCTTCTCCAGAGAAGCAGTGGTACAAGctctgagattgtttgaaggaaacGAAGAACAAGCTGCTGGGTTTCTCTTTGGCGGCTGA
- the BNAA03G32740D gene encoding uncharacterized protein BNAA03G32740D — protein sequence MINQFSSVSLLYAIEIADATQNIDFTWSRTISSHSLTIKTENIKNEEHDHHHQQVKIDLAGSSFWGKKGLKSLEANHTKVDVYWDFRKAKFSTFPEPSSGFYVSLVSQNAVVLTIGDLKNEAMQRTKKKPSATEAALVSKQEHVHGKRVFYTRTAFGGESSRRENEVVIETSLSGPNDPEMFITVDGVPAIRIMNLNWRFRGNEVVTVSDGVSVEIFWDVHDWLFETSGSSSGLFVFKPKVGDESRTLSFNGGYDGENDDGNSGGDNDNGDDGGDGDESPKYCHVLYAVKV from the coding sequence ATGATTAACCAATTCAGCTCTGTCTCATTACTCTACGCCATCGAGATCGCAGACGCTACGCAAAACATAGACTTCACATGGTCAAGAACCATCTCTTCACATTCCTTAACCATCAAGACAGAAAATATCAAGAACGAAGAACATGACCATCATCATCAACAGGTGAAGATAGATCTTGCAGGCTCTTCCTTTTGGGGTAAGAAAGGTCTAAAGAGCTTAGAAGCTAACCACACAAAGGTCGATGTATACTGGGACTTTCGTAAAGCCAAGTTCTCAACCTTCCCTGAACCTTCTTCAGGCTTCTACGTCTCTCTCGTGTCCCAAAACGCTGTAGTTTTAACGATAGGAGACTTAAAGAACGAGGCTATGCAAAGAACCAAGAAAAAACCCTCGGCTACAGAAGCTGCCTTGGTCTCCAAGCAAGAGCACGTTCACGGGAAACGTGTGTTTTACACAAGGACAGCGTTTGGTGGTGAGTCGTCAAGACGCGAGAACGAGGTGGTGATAGAGACTTCTCTCTCTGGTCCTAACGACCCTGAGATGTTTATTACCGTGGACGGTGTGCCGGCGATAAGGATCATGAACTTGAACTGGAGGTTTAGAGGGAATGAAGTTGTGACTGTGAGTGATGGTGTTTCTGTGGAGATCTTTTGGGACGTTCATGATTGGTTGTTTGAGACGTCTGGTTCGTCTAGTGGGTTGTTTGTGTTCAAGCCTAAGGTTGGAGATGAATCTAGAACTCTTAGCTTCAATGGTGGGTATGATGGTGAGAATGATGATGGTAATAGTGGTGGTGATAATGATAATGGTGATGATGGTGGTGATGGTGATGAGTCTCCAAAGTATTGTCATGTTTTGTATGCTGTGAAAGTTTGA
- the LOC106390480 gene encoding protein DNA-DAMAGE INDUCIBLE 1 isoform X1, with protein MRITVMTTGEQIITLDVDSHESVENVKALLEVEANVPIQQQQLLYNGNEMRNSDKLSALGVKDDDLLMMMVSNASSGSSAARSDLGMNPDGSALNPAAFQQHIRGDANLMGQLFQTDPELAQVITGTDLNKLQDVLRSRHQQRSVVQRQKEEELALLYADPFDVEAQKKIEAAIRQKGIDENWEAALEHNPEGFARVIMLYVDMEVNGVPLKAFVDSGAQSTIISKSCAERCGLLRLMDQRYKGIAQGVGQTEILGRIHVAPIKIGNNFYPCSFVVLDSPNMEFLFGLDMLRKHQCTIDLKDNVLTVGGGEVSVPFLQEKDLPSRFLDEERVPNQASSSGAAVPSGFTEKKSNTVASPASQPSRSEGPEFDAKIAKLVELGFSREAVVQALRLFEGNEEQAAGFLFGG; from the exons ATGAGGATCACTGTCATGACCACCGGTGAACAAATCATCACTCTCGACGTCGATTCCCATGAATCC GTTGAGAATGTTAAAGCCTTGCTCGAAGTTGAG GCGAATGTTCCCATTCAGCAGCAGCAGCTCTTGTACAACGGAAACGAGATGAGGAACTCAGATAAATTGAGTGCCTTGGGTGTTAAGGATGATGAtttgttgatgatgatggtttCCAATGCCTCATCTGG TAGTAGTGCGGCAAGGAGTGATTTGGGGATGAATCCTGATGGGTCAGCTTTGAATCCTGCAGCCTTTCAACAACATATTAGGGGTGATGCTAATCTCATGGGACAGTTATTTCAG ACAGATCCTGAGCTTGCACAAGTGATTACTGGGACCGATTTAAATAAGTTACAGGATGTTTTGCGTTCAAGGCATCAGCAGCGATCTGTAGTTCAGCGTCAGAAGGAGGAGGAACTC GCTCTTCTGTATGCAGACCCTTTTGATGTTGAAGCACAGAAGAAAATCGAAGCTGCAATCCGACAG AAAGGAATCGATGAGAACTGGGAAGCTGCCCTAGAACATAACCCTGAAGGTTTTGCCAGAGTG ATAATGCTGTATGTGGATATGGAGGTCAATGGGGTTCCTCTAAAG GCTTTTGTTGATAGTGGTGCACAATCCACAATTATATCCAAGAGTTGTGCTGAGAGATGCGG GTTGCTGAGACTCATGGATCAACGGTATAAAGGTATTGCTCAGGGTGTTGGCCAAACAGAGATATTAGGCCGCATTCATGTCGCTCCAATCAAG ATTGGGAATAACTTTTATCCGTGTTCATTCGTGGTGCTGGACTCACCTAACATGGAGTTCCTTTTTGGCCTGGATATGTTGCGTAAGCATCAG TGCACTATTGATTTGAAGGATAACGTCCTGACTGTTGGAGGAGGAGAGGTCTCTGTTCCTTTTTTGCAAG AGAAAGACCTCCCTTCTAGATTCTTGGATGAAGAACGTGTTCCGAATCAAGCTTCTAGCTCTGGAGCAGCG GTTCCTTCTGGGTTCACAGAGAAGAAGAGTAACACAGTTGCAAGCCCAGCGAGTCAACCTTCAAGATCAGAG GGACCTGAGTTTGATGCCAAGATTGCAAAGCTTGTGGAGTTAGGCTTCTCCAGAGAAGCAGTGGTACAAGctctgagattgtttgaaggaaacGAAGAACAAGCTGCTGGGTTTCTCTTTGGCGGCTGA
- the LOC106395473 gene encoding uncharacterized protein LOC106395473, with product MCCGRVCMLCTCLLLVVIAIGFLFGFGVFKDGFHKIQETVHLECDPRFGCGGDVGRRGYGFPAPSGH from the coding sequence atgtGTTGTGGACGGGTTTGCATGCTGTGCACGTGTTTGCTTTTGGTTGTGATCGCGATTGGGTTTTTATTCGGATTCGGAGTGTTCAAGGATGGTTTCCACAAGATCCAAGAGACCGTCCATCTCGAATGCGATCCGAGGTTCGGCTGCGGCGGGGACGTTGGGCGTCGCGGTTATGGTTTCCCAGCTCCCTCCGGTCATTAA
- the BNAA03G32730D gene encoding uncharacterized protein BNAA03G32730D, with product MEGKEKEEAKRRTMMNKIKLKETQQEISQEDVKRQEAYNMSPRVRGGGGPAGMVKSSSVRLSCLCAPTTHPGSFRCRYHRRNAGLGMSRGISVPTNLSMLAGGGGGSNSTSGSPKS from the coding sequence atggaagggaaagagaaagaagaagcgaAGAGGAGGACGatgatgaataagatcaaacTTAAGGAGACACAACAAGAGATAAGCCAAGAAGACGTCAAAAGACAAGAAGCTTACAACATGTCCCCACGTGTACGTGGTGGTGGTGGGCCAGCGGGTATGGTGAAGTCATCGAGCGTGAGGCTAAGCTGTTTGTGTGCACCAACCACACACCCTGGCTCCTTCAGGTGCCGTTACCACCGTCGTAACGCTGGACTCGGAATGTCACGTGGCATATCTGTTCCGACTAACCTTTCCATGttggctggaggaggaggaggctctAATTCTACCTCTGGCTCTCCCAAGTCCTGA